A single Cucumis sativus cultivar 9930 unplaced genomic scaffold, Cucumber_9930_V3 scaffold78, whole genome shotgun sequence DNA region contains:
- the LOC116406241 gene encoding nuclear transcription factor Y subunit B-like, translating into MSGQKRNFMATTAVVSPVGSPTSGNISDSSTKEQDRFLPIANVSRIMKKSLPANAKISKEAKETVQECVSEFISFITGEASDKCQREKRKTINGDDLLWAMTTLGFENYVGPLKIYLNKYRETEEEKHSLARQEDPSLSPPKSAAEHIIGGKSANSVMDFQNFNSGFYSLGNQIQNQGNQKSFNIIDGVGFGENLRGFNINGVHENGEGNRARAMAAHLQQSSGW; encoded by the coding sequence ATGAGCGGCCAGAAACGTAACTTCATGGCCACCACCGCTGTCGTCAGCCCCGTTGGCAGTCCCACCTCCGGCAACATCTCCGACAGCTCAACAAAAGAACAAGACAGGTTCCTTCCGATCGCAAACGTGAGCCGAATCATGAAGAAATCTCTTCCGGCTAACGCGAAAATCTCGAAAGAAGCTAAAGAAACAGTCCAAGAATGTGTGTCGGAGTTCATCAGCTTCATCACCGGGGAAGCCTCCGACAAGTGTCAAAGGGAAAAACGGAAGACGATCAACGGAGACGATTTGCTGTGGGCTATGACTACTTTAGGGTTCGAGAATTACGTTGGCCCTTTGAAGATTTATCTCAACAAATACAGAGAAACagaggaagaaaaacattCTTTAGCTAGACAAGAGGATCCTTCTTTGTCTCCGCCAAAATCCGCCGCTGAACACATTATTGGAGGGAAATCGGCGAATTCGGTGATGGATTTTCAGAATTTCAATTCTGGGTTTTATTCATTGgggaatcaaattcaaaatcaggGAAATCAGAAGAGTTTCAACATAATCGATGGCGTTGGATTTGGGGAAAATTTGAGGGGTTTCAATATAAATGGAGTTCATGAAAATGGAGAAGGAAATCGAGCTCGAGCCATGGCGGCTCATCTTCAACAGAGCTCCGGTTGgtga